The Argonema galeatum A003/A1 genome window below encodes:
- a CDS encoding thymidylate synthase produces the protein MYKPNQLICGTGQAAVVSGWTVKDAIAKHLRSHEYAVIGQLYSPTRGISFLIRNLLANPHVRYLIIINATKEDNNAGGCECLRDFFCNGFAAGKSDTGRDSWVIKSRVTGYIDIEIEASALEKLRQSIECFEAKSITDAVTQVKSCVEKDAVEPWGKSLEFPQVEVAPTVLPGPLYGHRIEGKNIAETWVKIIHRIKRDGTIRPTGYDGYIQELIDLMAVVTDEPEDFYFPEPNYLPVDPETIKNYIPEILEDSTYIEGVKYTYSQRLRSWFGRDQIEDVIQKLIGEIDAASAVMNLWDSGGNINRRADGTSDHQHSGSPCLNHIWVRVVNGELSLTATLRSNDMFGAWVANAMGLRALQKHIRDEIVNRSHYTLKMGPLITVSQSAHIYDDTWENADRLIKQQYSAICKQMDYCDPSGNFLIEIADNKIVVSQTTPGSGEIVARYSSKDALKLIREICNASPAIRPDHAGYLGLELQKAADCLKTGKQYIQDR, from the coding sequence ATGTACAAGCCCAACCAGTTGATTTGCGGGACTGGGCAAGCGGCGGTGGTGAGTGGGTGGACAGTCAAAGATGCGATCGCTAAACACTTGCGATCGCATGAGTATGCTGTAATTGGTCAGCTTTACTCTCCAACTAGAGGCATTAGTTTCCTGATTAGGAATCTGCTAGCCAATCCACACGTAAGATATCTAATTATTATAAACGCCACAAAAGAAGACAACAATGCTGGCGGATGCGAGTGCCTAAGAGACTTTTTCTGTAACGGTTTTGCGGCGGGAAAAAGCGATACCGGGCGCGATTCCTGGGTGATTAAATCTAGAGTAACAGGTTACATTGATATTGAAATTGAAGCTAGCGCTTTAGAGAAGTTACGGCAATCTATAGAATGTTTTGAAGCAAAATCAATTACTGATGCAGTAACTCAAGTAAAGTCCTGTGTCGAAAAAGATGCTGTTGAGCCGTGGGGGAAGTCCCTAGAATTTCCCCAAGTTGAAGTAGCCCCAACTGTCCTACCAGGGCCACTATACGGACATCGAATTGAAGGCAAGAATATTGCAGAAACTTGGGTGAAAATCATTCATCGAATTAAAAGAGATGGAACAATTCGGCCTACTGGCTACGATGGATATATTCAAGAATTGATCGATTTAATGGCTGTTGTTACTGATGAACCTGAAGATTTCTATTTTCCCGAACCAAATTATTTACCCGTCGATCCAGAAACTATCAAAAACTACATTCCTGAAATTTTAGAAGATTCTACTTATATAGAGGGTGTGAAGTATACTTACTCACAAAGACTCCGGTCTTGGTTTGGACGCGACCAGATTGAGGATGTAATTCAGAAGCTCATCGGAGAAATAGACGCTGCTAGCGCTGTCATGAATCTCTGGGATTCGGGCGGAAATATTAACCGCAGAGCAGATGGTACTTCCGATCATCAGCATAGTGGTTCACCATGCCTGAACCACATTTGGGTAAGAGTCGTGAATGGCGAACTTAGTCTGACAGCCACGCTCAGAAGTAACGATATGTTTGGAGCATGGGTTGCCAATGCTATGGGGCTTAGGGCACTGCAAAAGCATATCAGAGATGAAATTGTCAACCGTTCTCATTACACTCTAAAAATGGGGCCACTGATTACAGTTAGCCAGTCAGCTCATATATATGACGATACATGGGAGAATGCAGATAGGTTGATTAAACAGCAGTATTCTGCTATTTGCAAACAGATGGACTACTGCGACCCATCTGGAAATTTCTTAATTGAAATTGCAGATAATAAGATAGTTGTTTCTCAAACAACTCCCGGAAGCGGGGAAATAGTTGCTCGTTACTCCAGCAAAGATGCACTAAAACTTATAAGGGAAATTTGCAATGCTTCTCCGGCTATCCGTCCAGATCATGCTGGCTATTTAGGATTGGAATTACAAAAAGCAGCCGATTGTTTAAAAACGGGTAAACAATATATTCAGGATAGGTAA
- a CDS encoding dCMP deaminase family protein, translating into MNESSQRPTWDEYFLMLAKLAATRSTCLAFPVGAVIVKNKQVVATGYNGSPSGSAHCTAQGFCYPGLSSCDASKDMPSRAVHAEANAIAQAAKHGIPTDGASIYVTLEPCLSCLKLIISAGIGEVFYETPFNGGNNAIVRDSFINDGLVTLKQIQLSEDTAKKSALFLLNPTSIARFVET; encoded by the coding sequence GTGAACGAATCTTCTCAAAGACCAACCTGGGATGAATACTTTCTAATGTTGGCTAAACTGGCAGCCACTCGTTCAACTTGTCTTGCTTTCCCAGTTGGCGCTGTAATTGTGAAAAATAAGCAGGTTGTAGCAACAGGTTACAATGGTTCGCCTTCCGGTTCTGCTCATTGTACTGCCCAAGGATTCTGCTATCCTGGACTAAGTAGCTGCGATGCTAGCAAGGATATGCCATCGCGTGCGGTTCATGCGGAGGCAAATGCGATCGCGCAAGCTGCCAAACATGGTATACCTACTGATGGTGCTAGTATTTACGTCACCTTAGAACCTTGTCTCTCCTGCTTAAAATTAATCATTTCAGCAGGAATTGGGGAAGTTTTTTACGAAACTCCCTTTAACGGCGGTAACAACGCTATTGTCAGAGATTCATTTATCAACGATGGGCTAGTTACGTTAAAACAAATCCAGCTATCTGAGGATACGGCAAAAAAATCGGCTTTATTTCTGCTCAATCCCACATCGATTGCCAGGTTTGTCGAGACGTAA
- a CDS encoding dCTP deaminase domain-containing protein: MFSDKDIEKALDDYQKNPQDGLLIEPFDKSSLTPVGYDLRVGKQGFSWNKKSVIEIERDGKIQIDANDTVVIRTLESISLSKKVSATVHSIVSKIITKGLSDISTTIDPGWTGKLLISIHNNRNSSTELRFEERLCTVCFYRVDLASEANRDTSNNREELWEQLLGIARAEKERIEKEKNKEQQGIEKANEFRTFLLIVLGVVALIVGIGASIINPTIGASIAAFLAVIAPIVYDRFLKPISK, from the coding sequence ATGTTTAGCGATAAAGATATAGAGAAAGCATTAGACGATTATCAAAAAAATCCGCAAGACGGACTACTAATAGAACCTTTCGATAAAAGCTCCCTCACCCCTGTTGGGTATGACTTAAGAGTAGGAAAACAGGGATTTTCTTGGAATAAAAAGTCTGTTATCGAAATTGAAAGAGATGGAAAGATTCAGATTGATGCTAATGATACGGTAGTGATTAGAACCTTAGAATCTATCAGCCTCTCTAAAAAGGTTTCAGCTACCGTACACTCGATAGTGTCCAAGATTATTACCAAGGGCTTATCTGATATATCGACTACTATAGACCCCGGCTGGACAGGTAAACTATTAATTTCAATTCATAACAATCGTAATAGCTCTACAGAACTCAGATTTGAAGAGCGTTTATGCACAGTTTGTTTCTATAGAGTAGACCTTGCATCTGAAGCAAATCGGGACACATCTAATAACCGGGAAGAGCTTTGGGAGCAACTTTTGGGTATAGCCAGAGCAGAAAAAGAAAGAATAGAAAAAGAAAAAAATAAAGAACAACAAGGGATAGAAAAGGCCAATGAATTCCGGACTTTCTTATTGATTGTTTTGGGTGTCGTAGCTTTAATAGTTGGGATTGGAGCATCTATTATTAATCCAACCATAGGTGCTTCTATAGCAGCATTTTTAGCTGTGATAGCTCCTATAGTTTATGACAGGTTCTTAAAACCCATATCTAAATGA
- a CDS encoding nucleoside 2-deoxyribosyltransferase, producing the protein MMNTISIGKVYISGPLTGIEQPAEIKAFYEAIALVGEEMGFQAYVPHVNTDPINNPDVTPRQVFETDKNQVSASDLVIAYVGHPSLGVGMELAYAETNSIPIILVYEKGKVISRFPRGIPTVIHEVQFYDYEDALTQLKSVLQECKLRNLTKPLSVSSN; encoded by the coding sequence ATGATGAATACAATAAGCATAGGGAAAGTATACATATCTGGCCCATTGACAGGTATTGAGCAACCAGCAGAAATCAAAGCTTTCTATGAAGCCATTGCCTTAGTTGGCGAAGAAATGGGTTTTCAGGCTTATGTTCCCCATGTAAACACCGATCCTATCAATAATCCTGATGTCACCCCTCGTCAGGTTTTCGAGACAGACAAAAACCAAGTCAGTGCATCCGACTTAGTTATTGCCTACGTTGGCCATCCTTCTCTTGGCGTGGGGATGGAATTAGCTTATGCGGAAACAAATTCTATACCCATCATTCTTGTATACGAAAAAGGTAAAGTAATATCGAGGTTTCCACGCGGCATCCCCACTGTCATCCATGAGGTTCAATTCTATGACTATGAGGATGCTTTGACTCAGCTTAAGAGCGTTCTACAGGAGTGCAAACTACGGAATTTAACGAAACCATTATCAGTTTCGTCAAATTAA
- a CDS encoding P-loop NTPase family protein, whose product MVAQLETPTLNTERRQLTTVEGLLQVFTSSHRTFFTSVMAQALRIAGQGTPVLVVQFLKGGINQGYDRPMRLGEYLDWVRCDLPRCIDTPHLDDGEMRSLQQLWQHTQKAIFEGKYSLVVLDELSLAITFGLIPETEVLEVIKRRPSHVDIILTGPEMPEAILDIADQITEMRRSDRP is encoded by the coding sequence ATGGTTGCCCAGCTAGAAACTCCCACTCTTAATACTGAACGTCGCCAACTCACCACAGTTGAAGGACTGCTGCAAGTCTTCACCTCATCTCACCGCACCTTTTTTACCAGCGTCATGGCGCAAGCCCTGAGAATTGCCGGACAAGGAACCCCTGTTTTAGTGGTGCAATTCCTTAAAGGGGGAATTAATCAGGGATACGATCGTCCGATGCGCTTAGGAGAGTATTTAGATTGGGTTCGCTGCGACTTACCCCGCTGTATCGACACGCCACATCTGGACGATGGAGAAATGCGATCGCTACAACAGCTGTGGCAGCACACGCAAAAAGCTATATTTGAAGGCAAATATTCTCTAGTCGTTCTCGATGAACTGAGTTTAGCCATTACCTTTGGCTTAATCCCAGAAACCGAAGTGCTGGAAGTCATCAAAAGACGCCCCAGCCATGTGGATATTATTTTGACAGGCCCAGAAATGCCAGAGGCGATTTTGGATATAGCCGATCAGATTACAGAGATGCGTAGAAGCGATCGGCCTTAA
- a CDS encoding adenylate kinase family protein — protein MRLVILGGAGAGKGTQARRLSTHLNVPSISTGDILRGAIASGSELGIQAQAYVEKGELVPDPAMIEFMRLRLLLFDVADGWLLDGYPRTAFQAEELDFLLDDLGQHLDWAIWLDVSESVLMSRSVARSLPDDRPEIIKRRIQLFQERTIPILDYYEHRQRLLSIDGNQPPEKVQQDILQKLESRTFTRSSPG, from the coding sequence GTGAGACTGGTAATTTTGGGAGGCGCAGGTGCAGGTAAGGGAACTCAGGCACGACGACTATCAACCCATCTGAATGTCCCTTCTATCTCTACTGGGGATATACTGCGGGGTGCGATCGCATCCGGGAGCGAATTAGGTATCCAAGCGCAGGCTTATGTGGAAAAGGGCGAATTAGTACCCGATCCAGCTATGATTGAGTTTATGCGTCTGCGGCTGCTGTTATTTGATGTCGCCGACGGTTGGTTACTCGATGGCTATCCGCGCACTGCTTTCCAAGCTGAGGAATTAGATTTTTTGTTAGACGATTTGGGACAACACCTCGACTGGGCAATTTGGTTGGATGTGTCAGAATCGGTGTTGATGAGTAGATCTGTGGCGCGTAGTCTTCCCGACGATCGACCGGAAATCATCAAGCGTCGCATTCAATTATTCCAAGAGCGGACTATTCCCATTCTGGATTATTATGAACATCGCCAACGTCTACTCTCCATCGACGGCAACCAACCTCCAGAAAAAGTGCAGCAAGACATCTTGCAGAAACTTGAGAGCCGGACTTTTACTCGATCGTCCCCAGGTTGA
- the rph gene encoding ribonuclease PH, with translation MSWQRPDGRQPDRLRPIRFERNFTRFAAASVLTHCGDTQVLCNVSIQESVPKFLEGTGKGWLTAEYRMLPGATPQRHEREFLKLSGRTQEIQRLIGRSLRASLDLQALGERTIIVDADVLQADAGTRTTAITGGFVALADAMEKLVEQGKLVRSPIRHQVAAISVGLLQGEPFLDLNYPEDVAAEVDFNVVMDENLGIIEIQGTAEDGTFSRSQLNQLLDCAEKGIRDLLELQRETLRASTI, from the coding sequence ATGTCCTGGCAGCGTCCTGATGGCAGACAACCCGATCGATTGCGACCGATTCGTTTTGAGCGAAATTTTACTCGCTTTGCTGCGGCATCTGTCCTTACCCATTGCGGTGACACCCAAGTTCTCTGTAATGTGAGTATCCAAGAGAGCGTGCCGAAATTTCTGGAAGGTACGGGCAAGGGTTGGCTGACTGCTGAGTACCGAATGCTCCCAGGCGCAACTCCTCAACGCCACGAACGGGAATTTCTGAAATTGTCTGGACGCACTCAGGAAATTCAGCGCTTGATCGGACGCAGTTTAAGAGCCTCTTTAGATTTGCAGGCGCTGGGAGAACGTACCATTATTGTCGATGCGGATGTTTTGCAGGCGGATGCGGGTACGCGCACGACTGCTATTACTGGCGGGTTTGTGGCACTCGCCGATGCTATGGAAAAGTTGGTTGAGCAGGGAAAGTTGGTGCGATCGCCTATCCGTCACCAAGTCGCCGCTATTTCCGTAGGACTCTTGCAGGGTGAGCCTTTTTTAGACCTCAACTATCCTGAAGATGTCGCCGCTGAGGTAGATTTCAACGTCGTGATGGATGAAAATCTCGGCATTATCGAAATCCAAGGAACCGCTGAGGATGGCACTTTCAGCCGTTCCCAACTCAACCAACTACTCGATTGTGCCGAAAAAGGTATTCGAGATTTGCTGGAATTACAGCGCGAAACTCTACGCGCTTCCACCATCTAA
- a CDS encoding DUF29 domain-containing protein: MPTKQDWEWLAAGSEYQTAQAIQQLLQEEKWMEASVGLYELIESMGKSKKLALTSQLTRLMAHVIKWKCQPELRSSSWIITIRSARQEIADIQEEVPSLNRNFIESIWDKCFNRAVKDAEDEMGKLCELSALSWEEVLTEEYALFKRN; this comes from the coding sequence ATGCCAACTAAACAAGATTGGGAATGGTTAGCAGCCGGTTCTGAATATCAAACTGCACAAGCAATTCAGCAACTCTTACAAGAGGAAAAGTGGATGGAAGCAAGCGTTGGCCTGTACGAACTAATTGAATCAATGGGGAAATCTAAAAAATTGGCGCTGACAAGCCAGTTAACTAGATTGATGGCTCATGTTATTAAGTGGAAATGTCAACCTGAACTTCGGAGTTCCAGTTGGATTATTACCATTCGTTCTGCACGTCAAGAAATTGCAGATATTCAAGAAGAAGTCCCCAGCTTAAATCGTAATTTTATTGAATCTATCTGGGATAAATGTTTTAATAGAGCGGTGAAAGATGCTGAAGATGAAATGGGGAAGCTGTGCGAATTATCCGCTCTTTCTTGGGAGGAAGTCTTGACCGAAGAGTATGCTTTATTTAAACGAAATTGA
- a CDS encoding DUF29 domain-containing protein yields MPTKQDWEWLAAGSEYQTAQAIQQLLQEEKWMEASVGLYELIESMGKSKKLALKSQLIRLMAHVIKWKCQPERLGSSGAITILSARREIEDIQEEIPSLNRNFIESVWDKCFNAAVKEAEIEMGKLCELTSLSWSEVFEEEYILIEGKNHAN; encoded by the coding sequence ATGCCAACTAAACAAGATTGGGAATGGTTAGCAGCCGGTTCTGAATATCAAACTGCACAAGCAATCCAGCAACTCTTGCAGGAGGAAAAGTGGATGGAAGCAAGCGTTGGCCTGTACGAACTAATTGAATCAATGGGAAAATCGAAAAAATTGGCGCTGAAAAGCCAGCTAATTAGACTGATGGCTCATGTTATCAAGTGGAAATGCCAGCCGGAACGCCTGGGTTCTAGCGGGGCTATAACTATTCTTTCGGCTCGTCGAGAAATTGAAGATATTCAGGAGGAAATTCCCAGTTTGAACCGAAATTTTATTGAATCTGTCTGGGATAAATGTTTTAATGCCGCTGTGAAAGAAGCTGAAATTGAAATGGGTAAGCTGTGCGAATTAACTTCGCTTTCTTGGTCAGAAGTGTTTGAGGAAGAGTACATATTGATCGAAGGAAAAAATCATGCCAACTAA
- a CDS encoding Spy/CpxP family protein refolding chaperone yields MQSKLFALIGTTAALAISTGLVASTQATPVPTSSGQPMVLAQGGMASLNLTSDQKTQMGQIRESTRTQIEGILTQEQKNQLNAAREQMRARRQQGGQAGQPGQPGQPGQRGQRGQRGEMWSSLNLTPEQKAQMQRVREESKQRMEAVLTPEQRQQMQQMRQNRPNRRQAQ; encoded by the coding sequence ATGCAATCGAAATTATTTGCGCTGATAGGGACTACCGCCGCACTTGCGATCTCCACGGGTTTGGTCGCTTCAACTCAGGCTACCCCAGTTCCTACTTCTTCAGGTCAGCCAATGGTTCTAGCTCAGGGAGGAATGGCTTCTCTGAATCTCACTTCCGATCAAAAAACACAAATGGGACAAATTCGCGAATCTACTCGCACTCAGATCGAAGGTATCTTAACACAAGAGCAGAAAAATCAATTGAACGCCGCCAGGGAACAGATGAGAGCGCGTCGGCAGCAAGGAGGTCAAGCCGGTCAACCAGGTCAACCAGGTCAACCAGGTCAACGCGGTCAACGCGGCCAACGCGGTGAAATGTGGTCTTCGCTGAATCTCACTCCCGAACAAAAAGCACAAATGCAACGAGTCAGGGAGGAATCTAAGCAACGAATGGAAGCTGTTTTGACTCCAGAGCAGCGCCAACAAATGCAACAGATGCGTCAAAATCGTCCAAATCGCCGTCAGGCTCAATAA
- a CDS encoding HAMP domain-containing methyl-accepting chemotaxis protein, producing the protein MKLQTRLMSAFIMMGLIVLVVAWVGYDSTSRLSAHIDNIGQNNLPSIEGLWKINEGQTQIESSERALLNLKATQADRQAELTRMDRAWEQINDGFKQYEPIPRTSEEEKLYKQVIQDWDKWKQSHEEFLQINQEFEKLGILNPFERQLQLISQGKSNSPEMTAAKAAMDVFNKLSQKGRANRVPSAMVSASLVKNSENNREQSNNSNKEANLDISQTKFWVLVGMTIGPLTAIILGFFLSKQILQSISRVVNIISTSGIEITSTVEEQERIANQQASSVNQTTTTMTELGASSRQAVEQAEASTLAARRVAHQVARLSEQTYQIGTITNIVSQLASQTNMLALNATIEAVRAGEYGKGFTVVAGEIRKLADESKSSAEKINSLLVTIQSITDANSIAEKEGGFESIVAAVNSIVISSQQISLTSKQQAIAIEQVVFAMNTVNSGAQQTASGITQTKVGIQRLNEAAQALKAMGVS; encoded by the coding sequence ATGAAGTTACAAACGAGACTGATGAGTGCCTTTATAATGATGGGCTTGATTGTGTTAGTAGTTGCCTGGGTGGGGTATGACTCCACTTCCCGGTTGAGCGCACACATCGATAATATAGGTCAAAATAACCTACCGAGTATTGAGGGGTTATGGAAAATCAACGAAGGACAAACGCAAATTGAGTCCTCAGAGCGAGCGCTCCTTAATCTTAAGGCAACCCAAGCAGATAGGCAAGCTGAATTAACCAGAATGGATCGAGCTTGGGAACAGATCAACGATGGCTTTAAGCAATACGAACCGATTCCACGCACTTCAGAGGAAGAAAAATTATACAAACAAGTGATTCAGGATTGGGATAAATGGAAGCAGAGTCATGAAGAATTTTTACAGATTAATCAAGAATTCGAGAAGCTGGGAATTTTGAATCCTTTTGAAAGACAGCTACAGTTAATCAGTCAGGGTAAGAGTAATTCGCCAGAAATGACAGCAGCTAAAGCTGCTATGGACGTTTTTAACAAACTTAGTCAGAAAGGAAGAGCTAATCGTGTTCCGTCTGCGATGGTATCAGCATCATTAGTAAAAAACTCGGAGAACAACCGAGAGCAGTCAAATAATAGTAATAAGGAAGCGAATCTGGATATCAGCCAGACTAAATTTTGGGTGCTTGTGGGGATGACAATTGGCCCGCTCACAGCTATTATTTTGGGTTTCTTCTTAAGCAAGCAGATCCTCCAATCGATCAGCCGTGTCGTTAATATAATTTCTACATCTGGGATCGAAATTACCAGCACAGTTGAGGAGCAGGAACGCATTGCCAACCAACAGGCAAGTTCGGTAAATCAAACCACCACTACAATGACTGAGTTGGGAGCTTCTTCTAGGCAAGCCGTAGAACAAGCGGAAGCGTCCACCCTAGCAGCGCGTCGTGTCGCTCACCAAGTAGCCCGCTTGAGCGAACAAACCTACCAAATTGGTACAATTACCAACATTGTCAGCCAATTGGCAAGTCAGACAAATATGCTGGCATTAAACGCAACCATTGAGGCGGTGCGTGCTGGAGAATATGGTAAAGGCTTTACAGTAGTAGCTGGTGAAATTCGCAAATTGGCGGACGAGAGTAAAAGCTCGGCAGAGAAAATTAATAGCCTTTTAGTCACTATTCAAAGCATCACTGATGCTAACTCGATCGCAGAAAAGGAAGGGGGGTTTGAAAGTATTGTCGCTGCTGTCAACAGTATTGTCATAAGTTCACAACAAATTTCGCTCACGTCTAAACAGCAAGCGATCGCGATCGAACAAGTCGTCTTTGCCATGAACACCGTCAACTCCGGTGCCCAACAAACTGCCAGTGGCATTACTCAAACCAAAGTTGGCATCCAAAGACTCAATGAAGCGGCCCAAGCTCTGAAGGCAATGGGTGTCAGCTAG
- a CDS encoding cache domain-containing protein, with amino-acid sequence MLILSTIIPVSIIGWYGTYNSTQALTNSALNQINYVLTYNAEKIQDFLDSIDKDVLFLSKVPPVQKIAIARENEIDNKDNLDYQNWTNQLNAIFLEMAKVKPYYMQLRYLDENGNEMVRVDSDGVQGKVIPTTELQNKAQTEYFIKTMQLKTGEVYVSPVNLNREKGKIEVPYKPVIRYSTPIYGTDGKQRGIVVANVFAKAFIDSIKNIKPFEGSKAFLLKNPTHRMRGILTLIAESPRSPKIPHFDRLSV; translated from the coding sequence ATGCTAATTTTAAGTACAATTATTCCAGTCTCAATTATTGGCTGGTATGGCACGTATAATTCAACTCAGGCATTGACTAATTCAGCCTTGAATCAGATTAATTATGTATTAACTTACAATGCTGAAAAAATTCAAGATTTTTTAGATAGTATCGACAAAGATGTTTTGTTTCTTAGCAAAGTGCCACCAGTTCAAAAAATTGCGATCGCTAGAGAAAATGAAATTGACAACAAAGACAATCTCGATTACCAAAATTGGACTAATCAGCTAAACGCCATATTCCTGGAGATGGCTAAGGTTAAACCCTATTATATGCAGTTACGTTATTTGGATGAAAACGGTAACGAAATGGTGCGTGTAGATTCAGATGGAGTCCAGGGTAAAGTGATTCCTACCACCGAACTACAAAACAAAGCTCAGACTGAATATTTTATCAAGACGATGCAGTTAAAAACAGGAGAAGTCTATGTTTCTCCTGTCAACCTCAATCGGGAGAAAGGTAAAATTGAGGTTCCCTACAAGCCAGTTATTCGCTACAGCACTCCCATTTATGGGACAGACGGAAAACAAAGGGGCATTGTTGTTGCTAATGTTTTTGCGAAAGCGTTTATTGACTCCATCAAAAATATTAAGCCTTTTGAGGGTAGCAAGGCATTTTTATTGAAGAACCCCACGCATAGAATGCGGGGGATTCTGACCCTCATCGCTGAGAGTCCACGCTCTCCAAAAATCCCGCACTTCGACAGGCTCAGTGTTTGA
- a CDS encoding RNA-guided endonuclease InsQ/TnpB family protein, protein MLLAYNYRLDPSLSQEKEMEQHVEMLRLQYNFRVREREQAYRQAVFPVMGDYCDIYTGAECTPLTCSVSKNALYGNPWATDKKGVSKKRNALAQQDADLPNLKCERTWYKRIQHHVLQQMLRRVDDAFKRFFQGLGKFPKPKRRGQYHSFSYPPGDVRFTGNKVRLPGIGWMRFYQSRLFPYGFKIRTVTVKLKSDGWYISVRLEDESVPNMPLPSEITSAIGIDLGINKILSISTGEIVNNPKFYTQQERRRNIRSRAASRKIKGSKNRRKAYKYLALIENKVANQRQDFQWKLAHKLNSKTKCCMIFEDLNVKGMMKRCSPKIDEETGKYVENGQSAKTGLNRAIWDASWASLKEKVKVIAAKLGNLFHETNPRYSSQECSVCGYISPTNRDKEKFVCESCGHIADADVDAAVVIRQRGLAELGIKLQVREVIPELTPKDLPNMNCEQEHQQQYVEPGKPLEIKH, encoded by the coding sequence ATGCTTTTAGCTTATAACTACCGACTCGACCCTTCTTTGTCTCAAGAAAAAGAGATGGAACAGCACGTGGAAATGTTGCGGTTGCAATACAATTTTAGGGTGCGAGAAAGAGAACAAGCTTATAGACAAGCTGTATTTCCCGTCATGGGTGATTACTGTGATATTTATACTGGCGCTGAATGTACTCCACTCACTTGTTCAGTTTCTAAAAATGCTCTTTATGGGAATCCTTGGGCAACAGATAAAAAAGGAGTGAGCAAAAAGCGGAATGCTTTAGCCCAACAAGATGCAGATTTACCTAATCTAAAATGTGAGCGGACTTGGTATAAACGCATTCAACACCATGTCTTGCAACAAATGTTAAGGCGGGTTGATGACGCATTTAAAAGATTTTTTCAAGGGTTGGGAAAATTTCCTAAACCTAAGCGTAGAGGACAATATCATTCATTTAGTTATCCCCCAGGTGATGTCAGATTCACAGGAAATAAAGTGAGATTACCGGGAATTGGTTGGATGCGTTTTTATCAATCTCGATTATTCCCATACGGGTTTAAAATCAGAACTGTTACAGTGAAACTTAAGTCGGATGGATGGTATATTTCAGTACGATTAGAAGATGAGTCAGTACCGAATATGCCATTGCCATCTGAAATTACATCAGCGATTGGTATAGATTTAGGTATTAATAAAATTCTCTCCATTAGTACGGGGGAAATTGTCAATAATCCTAAATTTTATACCCAACAAGAACGACGACGAAATATCAGAAGCCGTGCAGCTAGTCGAAAAATAAAAGGCTCTAAAAATCGGCGTAAGGCTTATAAATATCTAGCACTGATTGAAAATAAAGTTGCTAATCAGCGGCAGGATTTTCAATGGAAATTAGCCCATAAATTAAACTCAAAGACTAAGTGTTGTATGATCTTTGAAGACTTAAACGTTAAAGGGATGATGAAAAGATGTTCACCTAAAATTGATGAAGAAACAGGCAAGTATGTAGAAAATGGACAATCAGCAAAAACGGGCTTAAATAGAGCTATTTGGGATGCGTCTTGGGCTTCATTGAAAGAGAAAGTTAAAGTAATAGCTGCAAAGCTAGGCAATCTATTTCACGAAACCAATCCTAGATATTCATCTCAAGAATGTTCGGTCTGTGGTTATATCAGCCCCACAAATAGAGACAAAGAAAAATTTGTTTGTGAGTCATGTGGTCATATAGCAGATGCCGATGTAGATGCGGCTGTAGTTATTAGGCAACGCGGACTTGCTGAATTAGGAATTAAGTTACAAGTACGGGAGGTCATCCCGGAATTAACGCCCAAGGATTTGCCCAATATGAATTGTGAGCAAGAGCATCAACAGCAGTATGTTGAGCCTGGGAAGCCTCTAGAAATCAAACACTGA